The Colletotrichum destructivum chromosome 8, complete sequence genome includes the window GCTGCGCCAAACGTCTCGCTGTTGGCCGCGACGTTGACGATCATTTCATACTGTTGTGTGGTCAGTCGGGCTTACCATAGCATGGTAGCATTGTTGGAGTTTACATACTCCGGTTGAGTCCTGTCCGTCGAGATGTTCGAAGTTGAGGCTGGAAACTGCGCTGCCCTTATTGGATGCGGAGGGGAGCCTCTGAAGCGAGATGCCTGTGTTGAAAAGGGAGTGCCTGGGCATACCTAACGCTTGTTGGACGTGAGCGAGCGAACAATGTTGATGCTTGAGGCTCTTCAAGAAACCTTGCTGGGCTTCTTGAAGCAGACTGAGAACTGAGTTCTAGTCTTGGATCCGGGATTGACACGCCATTATTTTGGCGAAGAGActgacggcgtccttgatgCCGTCGACTGGGGCCTTATGGCTAGAGGTGAGGTATTAGCTAAAGAGAacgttgttggtggtgatgtaCTTGCGCAAAAGAAGAGCCCACGCGATCTGGTAAAAGTTGGAGATGGTGATTTTGTTGACGGCGCAGAAGTTGATTATGGCCTTGGCTGGAGTGCTCAAAAACACCTTGATCATCACCAGGCTATCGTACCCATGAACTGAGAACCCACCAAGACTGGGTAGGCTGCAGGGCTTGGCGCTGGAGAGATACTCGGTCCAATACTCGATGGACTACTCCATGGGTTGATTCTAGATGTGGTCAATATGGTCCCTGTACAGAGGTCCGGAGCTCTCCATTAGAGCTTCTGCGTGGGCGAGATTGGTACCGTTGATTGCATATTGACGAATATTCGCAGTT containing:
- a CDS encoding Putative ANL domain-containing protein — protein: MIKVFLSTPAKAIINFCAVNKITISNFYQIAWALLLRNLLQEAQQGFLKSLKHQHCSLAHVQQALGMPRHSLFNTGISLQRLPSASNKGSAVSSLNFEHLDGQDSTGYEMIVNVAANSETFGAALSFWTAQISEANAAHISSCFAQIVSEIVAQPHEIVAELGPLSRRDVLHIESILPPSPSGIEACVDELVTLMANKRPNKTAVEFWDGSLSYSELDDMSSRVVARLQLIGVGIESIVPVCFSKSM